In Chloroflexota bacterium, a genomic segment contains:
- a CDS encoding TIGR03564 family F420-dependent LLM class oxidoreductase: MRIGLFAGLSSRDSIDDLLNQITRAEQDGFASAWTANIFNHDALIVLALAGRATHRIELGTAVVPTYPRHPVALAQQALTAQAASQNRLALGIGLSHRVVIEGMLGLDFSKPVRHMREYLTVLNDALAGQPTSFQGEEYRIANTQIGVPGATKPPVIVAALGEQMLRLAGRLSDGTITWMGGAKYLETSAIPVIRKAAQDGGRPAPRIVVGLPVAVTSQRDAARTSASKGFAMYGRLPSYRAILDKDGAADPADVAIIGSEDEVMAQVQHLAAIGATDFIAAPYVVRDDPEAFERTYQLMARAARMGA, encoded by the coding sequence ATGCGCATCGGTCTATTTGCCGGACTATCATCGCGCGACAGCATCGACGACTTGCTGAACCAGATCACCCGCGCCGAGCAGGACGGCTTCGCGTCGGCGTGGACGGCCAACATCTTCAACCACGACGCGCTGATCGTGCTGGCGCTGGCCGGGCGCGCGACGCATCGGATCGAGCTCGGCACCGCCGTCGTGCCGACCTACCCGCGCCACCCGGTCGCGCTGGCCCAGCAGGCGCTCACGGCGCAGGCGGCGTCGCAGAACAGGCTGGCGCTCGGCATCGGATTGAGTCACCGGGTCGTCATCGAGGGCATGCTCGGCCTCGACTTCTCGAAGCCGGTGCGGCACATGCGCGAGTACCTGACGGTGCTGAATGACGCGCTGGCCGGCCAGCCGACCAGCTTCCAGGGCGAGGAGTACCGCATCGCCAATACGCAGATTGGCGTACCCGGCGCGACCAAACCGCCGGTCATCGTCGCCGCGCTCGGCGAGCAGATGCTGCGCCTGGCCGGACGGCTGTCCGACGGCACGATCACCTGGATGGGCGGCGCGAAATACCTGGAGACGAGCGCCATCCCGGTGATCCGCAAGGCGGCGCAGGACGGCGGGCGTCCCGCCCCGCGCATTGTCGTCGGTCTGCCGGTCGCCGTCACGAGCCAGCGCGATGCCGCGCGTACCTCGGCGTCGAAGGGTTTCGCCATGTACGGGCGGCTGCCGTCGTACCGGGCAATCCTCGACAAGGACGGCGCGGCCGACCCGGCCGACGTGGCGATCATCGGCAGCGAAGACGAGGTCATGGCCCAGGTGCAGCATCTCGCGGCGATCGGCGCGACCGATTTCATCGCCGCGCCGTATGTTGTGCGCGACGATCCGGAGGCGTTCGAGCGCACCTACCAGTTGATGGCGCGCGCCGCGCGCATGGGCGCCTGA
- a CDS encoding HAMP domain-containing protein, producing the protein MTLRKKALLIIGLLQAAIIVALLLGARALLLGNYARLEEREARQDVQRALNALNDDVATLSATAANFAADDELFAYMQVASPLDIVPQRIFVAPAFAAGQFNLAVLLNAAGRSIFTKAVDLETRQETKPLTRTLNLLIANPVLLQLPKTDGGVSGLLVLPDGPVMVASRPVLTGRFSGPPRGTLILARDVNEAAIKRLNDVTRLSFTLQRIKPDAPAAARDDGGVLVRVVDADRLVGAAAIKDIGGQAALALQVNLKRELFKQGQADVLLLTIVLALSGLVLAAAVLAILERLVLSPVAHLSADVAQIGAAGDFSARVRVKSRDEIGRLSGAVNTMLASLAGLKQQVDAEHARAENLLINILPKPIAERLKRDSRTIADSYAEATVLFSDIVGFTALSAGRPPEETVQLLNEVFSAFDELARKHRLEKIKTIGDSYMVVGGLPEERADHVEAVADLALEMHAELARLNAVKGQDLRVRTGMNTGPVVAGVIGTHKFIYDLWGDTVNTASRMESHSVADCIQVTEAVYDRLKDKYVMDDRGIIDVKSKGPMHTYWLRGRKDNGQTDLSADG; encoded by the coding sequence ATGACACTGCGCAAGAAAGCACTGCTGATCATCGGCCTGCTGCAGGCCGCCATCATCGTCGCGCTGCTGCTCGGCGCGCGCGCCCTGTTGCTGGGCAACTATGCGCGCCTCGAAGAGCGCGAGGCCAGGCAGGACGTGCAGCGCGCGCTGAACGCGTTGAACGACGACGTGGCGACGCTGAGCGCGACCGCCGCCAACTTTGCGGCCGACGACGAGCTGTTCGCCTACATGCAGGTCGCCTCGCCGCTCGACATCGTGCCGCAGCGCATCTTCGTGGCGCCGGCGTTCGCGGCCGGGCAGTTCAACCTGGCCGTGCTGCTCAATGCGGCCGGACGATCGATCTTCACAAAGGCCGTCGACCTGGAGACCCGGCAGGAGACCAAACCGCTGACGCGCACGCTCAACCTGTTGATCGCCAACCCTGTGCTGCTGCAACTGCCGAAAACAGACGGCGGCGTGTCCGGTCTGCTCGTGCTGCCGGATGGCCCGGTTATGGTCGCCAGTCGCCCGGTATTGACCGGACGCTTCAGCGGCCCGCCGCGCGGCACGCTGATTCTGGCGCGCGACGTGAACGAGGCGGCAATCAAGCGGCTGAACGACGTCACGCGCCTGTCGTTCACGCTCCAGCGCATCAAGCCCGATGCGCCGGCGGCCGCGCGCGACGACGGCGGCGTGCTGGTGCGCGTCGTGGATGCCGACCGGCTAGTGGGCGCGGCAGCCATCAAGGATATTGGCGGGCAGGCGGCGCTGGCGCTCCAGGTGAACCTCAAGCGCGAACTGTTCAAACAGGGACAGGCCGACGTGCTGCTGCTGACGATCGTGCTGGCGCTCTCCGGCCTTGTGCTCGCGGCGGCGGTGCTCGCGATCCTGGAGCGGCTGGTGCTCTCGCCGGTGGCACACTTGAGCGCCGATGTGGCGCAGATCGGCGCGGCGGGCGACTTCAGCGCGCGCGTGCGCGTCAAGAGCCGCGACGAGATCGGGCGGCTGTCCGGCGCGGTCAATACGATGCTCGCCTCGCTGGCCGGCCTGAAGCAGCAGGTCGATGCCGAGCACGCGCGGGCCGAGAACTTGCTGATCAACATCCTGCCGAAGCCGATTGCCGAGCGGCTCAAGCGCGACTCGCGCACGATCGCCGACAGCTATGCGGAGGCCACGGTGCTGTTTTCCGACATCGTCGGCTTCACGGCGCTGTCGGCCGGCCGCCCGCCGGAAGAGACGGTGCAGTTGCTCAACGAGGTCTTCTCGGCGTTCGATGAACTGGCGCGCAAGCACCGACTGGAGAAGATCAAGACGATCGGGGACTCGTATATGGTGGTCGGCGGACTGCCAGAGGAGCGGGCCGACCACGTCGAAGCGGTGGCCGACCTCGCGCTGGAGATGCACGCCGAACTGGCGCGGCTCAACGCCGTCAAGGGGCAGGACCTGCGCGTTCGTACCGGCATGAACACCGGACCGGTGGTTGCCGGCGTGATCGGCACACACAAGTTCATCTATGATCTGTGGGGCGACACGGTCAACACGGCCAGCCGCATGGAGTCGCATAGTGTGGCGGACTGCATCCAGGTGACCGAGGCGGTTTACGACCGCCTGAAGGACAAGTACGTAATGGACGACCGCGGCATCATCGACGTGAAGAGCAAGGGGCCAATGCACACCTACTGGCTGCGGGGCCGGAAGGACAACGGACAAACGGACTTGTCAGCAGATGGATAA
- a CDS encoding imidazolonepropionase, which produces MDVVKASVLIVNTGEVLTCVPAPGDPAGRIANGVVAIEGERIVAVGTLAGVAAQVDLSGAARVDAKGGAVAPGFVDCHTHLVFGGSRAAEYAARLTHSAEEVRALGIPAGIGATVAMTRAESDAQLAASAAARLRRMFRHGTTTVESKTGYGLTLADELKLLRVNAALQGSQPVDIVSTFLGAHAFPPDMPREQYVDLIVNEMIPAVAADRLAEFNDVFCDDGYFTAAQSRRILAAGQAAGLKPKMHLDQYAEIGGAAVALELGAVSADHLNFSTPDTLRRFARASVVGVATPMLDFAVKHPRPASPRAMLDAGMTLALATDLCPGCWCESMALAVQFACRTGGLSPAEALQAATAGAARALALDDHGMLAPGMLADMQIWNIPSLEEFVYRLGHQSVSAVVKRGTVYQFIAETS; this is translated from the coding sequence GTGGACGTGGTGAAAGCCAGCGTGCTGATCGTCAATACGGGCGAGGTGCTAACTTGCGTGCCCGCGCCGGGCGACCCGGCGGGGCGCATCGCCAACGGCGTCGTCGCCATCGAGGGCGAGCGCATCGTGGCGGTCGGCACACTGGCCGGCGTCGCGGCGCAGGTGGACCTCTCGGGCGCGGCGCGGGTCGACGCCAAAGGCGGCGCGGTGGCGCCGGGCTTTGTCGACTGTCACACGCACCTCGTCTTCGGCGGCTCGCGCGCAGCGGAGTATGCCGCCCGCCTGACGCACTCGGCCGAGGAGGTGCGCGCACTCGGCATCCCAGCGGGCATCGGCGCGACCGTGGCGATGACGCGCGCGGAGAGCGACGCGCAGTTGGCGGCGAGCGCCGCCGCGCGCCTGCGCCGCATGTTCCGGCACGGCACGACGACGGTCGAGAGCAAGACCGGTTACGGTCTGACGCTGGCCGACGAACTGAAACTGCTGCGCGTCAACGCGGCACTGCAGGGCAGTCAGCCGGTGGATATCGTCAGCACCTTTCTCGGGGCGCATGCCTTCCCGCCGGACATGCCGCGCGAGCAGTACGTGGACCTGATCGTCAACGAGATGATTCCGGCGGTGGCCGCCGACCGGCTGGCCGAGTTCAACGACGTGTTCTGCGACGACGGCTACTTCACGGCGGCGCAGTCGCGGCGCATCCTCGCGGCGGGGCAGGCCGCCGGGCTGAAGCCGAAGATGCACCTCGACCAGTATGCGGAGATCGGCGGCGCGGCCGTGGCGCTGGAACTCGGCGCCGTCTCGGCCGACCATCTGAACTTCAGTACGCCTGATACGCTGAGGCGCTTCGCGCGCGCGAGTGTCGTTGGCGTCGCGACGCCGATGCTCGACTTCGCGGTCAAGCACCCGCGCCCGGCCAGTCCGCGCGCGATGCTGGATGCCGGTATGACGCTGGCGCTGGCGACCGACCTCTGCCCCGGCTGCTGGTGCGAGTCGATGGCGCTGGCGGTGCAATTCGCCTGCCGGACGGGCGGCCTGTCGCCCGCCGAGGCGCTGCAGGCGGCGACCGCCGGCGCGGCCCGCGCGCTGGCGCTGGACGACCACGGCATGCTCGCGCCCGGCATGCTGGCCGACATGCAAATCTGGAATATCCCGTCGCTTGAGGAGTTCGTGTACCGGCTCGGCCATCAGTCCGTGAGCGCGGTCGTCAAACGCGGCACGGTGTATCAGTTCATCGCGGAAACATCATGA
- a CDS encoding histidine ammonia-lyase, translating into MSIIDLTGFDLTIADVVAVARHGARVAPLGDSVVERMTASANWVKSTILQHDEPIYGVNTGFGPLARERVAPALARKLSRNLILNCLAGVGDPLPREIVRAMMLIRVNVLARGHSGARPVLAQTLIDMLNAGVTPVVPAKGSLGASGDLAPLAHIAVVLTCDEDGGGYSGEAWFGDERMTGAEAMARAGLARLVPEAKEGLALTNGTGFMAAAATLAIHDAASLLQHAEIAAALTLEALLALDEPFRPELHAAANQPGQQQVAADLRALYAGSRLINAQPERVQDAYSLRCIPQVLGPVRDLLGFLRGRVSDTLNASLDNPLLFDGPDGMHKQTGGNFHGQGLSIWLNCLGMSIAAAGSIAERRVFRTLTPELNAGLPAMLVPASGIDSGLMIPQYTAAALVSDNKTLAHPDCVDSIPSSGNQEDFVSMGANAARHCLEILGNVRRIIAIELLTAAQAVDLRTDGPARLGRGSAIAYRLVRERVRFLPHDRETSPDIESLAALIHDGTLAQAVSETLEEAWTW; encoded by the coding sequence ATGTCGATCATTGACCTGACTGGCTTCGACCTGACCATCGCGGACGTGGTTGCCGTGGCACGCCACGGAGCGCGCGTTGCGCCACTCGGCGACAGTGTTGTAGAGCGCATGACGGCCAGCGCGAATTGGGTCAAGTCCACGATCCTGCAGCACGACGAGCCGATCTACGGCGTCAACACCGGCTTCGGGCCGCTGGCGCGCGAGCGGGTTGCGCCGGCGCTGGCGCGCAAGCTGTCGCGCAACCTGATCCTCAACTGCCTCGCGGGCGTCGGCGATCCATTGCCGCGCGAAATTGTCCGCGCCATGATGCTGATTCGTGTCAACGTGCTGGCGCGCGGCCACTCCGGCGCGCGCCCGGTGCTGGCGCAGACGCTGATCGACATGCTGAACGCCGGCGTGACGCCGGTCGTGCCGGCGAAAGGCTCGCTCGGCGCGAGCGGCGACCTCGCGCCGCTCGCGCACATCGCCGTCGTGCTGACGTGCGATGAGGATGGCGGCGGGTACAGCGGCGAAGCGTGGTTCGGCGACGAGCGGATGACCGGCGCCGAAGCGATGGCGCGCGCAGGCCTCGCGCGGCTCGTGCCGGAGGCGAAAGAGGGGCTGGCGCTGACCAACGGCACCGGCTTCATGGCTGCCGCCGCCACGCTGGCGATACACGACGCCGCCAGCTTGCTCCAGCACGCCGAGATCGCCGCCGCGCTGACGCTCGAAGCGCTACTGGCACTCGACGAGCCGTTCCGGCCCGAATTGCACGCCGCCGCGAACCAGCCCGGCCAGCAGCAGGTCGCCGCGGACCTGCGCGCGCTGTACGCGGGCAGCCGCCTGATCAATGCACAGCCGGAGCGTGTGCAGGACGCGTACAGCCTGCGCTGCATTCCGCAGGTGCTCGGCCCGGTGCGCGACCTGCTGGGATTCCTGCGCGGGCGTGTCAGCGACACGCTCAATGCCTCGTTGGACAATCCGCTCCTGTTTGACGGGCCGGATGGCATGCACAAGCAGACCGGCGGCAACTTCCATGGGCAGGGACTGTCGATCTGGCTGAACTGCCTCGGCATGTCCATCGCCGCGGCGGGCAGCATTGCCGAGCGGCGCGTCTTCCGCACGCTGACGCCGGAGCTTAACGCGGGACTGCCGGCGATGCTCGTGCCGGCCAGCGGGATTGACAGCGGCCTGATGATCCCGCAGTACACGGCGGCCGCGCTCGTCAGCGACAACAAGACGCTGGCGCACCCCGACTGCGTGGACTCCATTCCCTCGTCGGGCAACCAGGAGGACTTCGTCAGCATGGGCGCGAACGCCGCGCGGCACTGTCTCGAGATCCTCGGCAACGTGCGGCGCATCATCGCCATCGAGTTGCTGACCGCCGCGCAGGCGGTGGACTTGCGCACAGACGGCCCGGCGCGGCTCGGGCGCGGCTCCGCAATTGCCTACCGGCTAGTGCGTGAGCGGGTGCGCTTCCTGCCGCACGACCGCGAGACTTCGCCGGATATCGAGTCGCTCGCTGCATTGATTCACGACGGAACACTGGCGCAGGCGGTGAGCGAAACGCTGGAGGAGGCGTGGACGTGGTGA
- a CDS encoding DUF559 domain-containing protein, translating into MACSRLSKRRWHNIATSPLPNPPPRRRNGVAREGIGALISWGAERTGWLTSEKLFRVLRFTNRAVMQNLEGVLDAIRAALDEHGDRPSP; encoded by the coding sequence ATGGCGTGCTCGAGGCTATCCAAGAGGCGTTGGCACAACATCGCGACCAGCCCTCTCCCTAACCCTCCCCCGCGACGCAGAAACGGCGTCGCAAGGGAGGGGATTGGCGCACTTATTTCGTGGGGTGCGGAACGTACCGGCTGGCTCACGAGCGAGAAACTCTTCCGGGTCTTGCGGTTCACGAACCGTGCGGTAATGCAAAACCTGGAGGGCGTGCTTGATGCCATTCGGGCCGCTTTGGATGAGCACGGCGACCGGCCCTCTCCCTAA
- a CDS encoding endonuclease domain-containing protein — MPSPEQRLWAQLRADRLGGWHFRRQHPVGPYIVDFLCAKALLVIEVDGDSHAEQAVYDEERTRWLTSEKHYRVLRFTNRAVMQNLNGVLEAIQEALAQHRDQPSP; from the coding sequence ATGCCATCTCCCGAGCAGCGGCTGTGGGCACAACTGAGGGCCGACCGGCTTGGCGGCTGGCACTTTCGTCGCCAGCACCCGGTCGGCCCCTACATCGTCGATTTTCTATGTGCAAAGGCATTGTTGGTGATTGAAGTCGATGGCGACAGTCATGCCGAGCAGGCTGTCTATGATGAAGAACGTACTCGCTGGCTCACGAGCGAGAAACACTATCGGGTCTTGCGGTTCACGAACCGTGCGGTGATGCAGAATCTTAATGGCGTGCTCGAGGCTATCCAAGAGGCGTTGGCACAACATCGCGACCAGCCCTCTCCCTAA
- the hutU gene encoding urocanate hydratase: MATSRTVRAPRGTQISCKGWQQEAALRMLMNNLDPEVAEKPDELIVYGGRGKAARNWACFDAIVAALRALEGDETLLVQSGKPVAVFRTHPDAPRVLIANTNIVPAWATQANFDRWERDGLIMYGQMTAGSWIYIGTQGILQGTYETLGALAQKHFGGTLRGRFVLTAGLGGMGGAQPLAITMNEGVGLIVEVDPARAARRLANGYIDEVTDNLEEAMTKVEDYVRRREPRSIGLIANAADVVPELVARGVTPDVVTDQTPAHDPLMYVPELPLDEAVALRASDPAAYQAQSAEAMAKHCAAMLEMQKRGAVVFDYGNNLRQRAFDAGVANAFDYPGFVPAYIRPLFCEGKGPFRWVALSGDPRDLYRTDEAILDLFPENEHLVRWIRLARERVKFQGLPARIGWLGYGERARAGLLFNELVARGDVSAPIVIGRDHLDAGSVASPRRETESMRDGSDAIADWPLLNALINAVGGATWVSIHHGGGVGIGYAIHAGQVIVADGTPEAARRLERVLTTDPGMGVIRHVDAGYPEAEAFAAQAGIKVPMGMSPLPCSPGLRTGEG; encoded by the coding sequence ATGGCCACCAGTCGCACTGTCCGCGCGCCGCGCGGCACGCAGATTTCGTGCAAGGGCTGGCAGCAGGAAGCTGCCCTGCGCATGCTGATGAACAACCTCGACCCCGAGGTGGCTGAGAAACCCGATGAGTTGATCGTGTACGGCGGGCGCGGCAAAGCGGCGCGTAACTGGGCCTGCTTCGACGCGATTGTGGCGGCCCTGCGCGCGTTGGAAGGCGACGAGACCTTGCTCGTCCAGTCCGGCAAGCCGGTCGCCGTCTTTCGCACCCACCCCGACGCCCCCCGCGTGCTGATCGCCAACACCAACATCGTGCCGGCCTGGGCGACGCAGGCCAACTTCGACCGCTGGGAGCGCGACGGCCTGATCATGTACGGCCAGATGACGGCCGGCTCGTGGATCTACATCGGCACACAGGGCATCCTGCAGGGCACCTACGAGACGCTCGGCGCGCTCGCGCAGAAGCACTTTGGCGGCACGCTGCGCGGGCGCTTCGTCTTGACGGCCGGACTGGGTGGCATGGGCGGCGCGCAGCCGCTGGCGATCACGATGAACGAGGGGGTCGGCCTGATCGTCGAGGTGGACCCGGCTCGCGCGGCGCGGCGGCTGGCCAATGGCTACATCGACGAGGTGACTGACAACCTCGAAGAGGCAATGACGAAGGTTGAGGACTACGTGCGCCGGCGCGAGCCGCGCTCCATCGGCCTGATCGCGAACGCCGCCGACGTCGTGCCCGAACTGGTGGCGCGCGGCGTCACCCCCGACGTCGTCACCGACCAGACGCCTGCGCACGATCCGCTGATGTATGTGCCGGAGCTGCCGCTCGACGAGGCGGTAGCGTTGCGCGCCAGCGACCCGGCTGCGTATCAGGCGCAGTCCGCCGAAGCGATGGCCAAGCACTGCGCCGCTATGCTGGAAATGCAGAAGCGCGGCGCGGTCGTGTTCGACTATGGCAATAACCTGCGCCAGCGCGCCTTCGATGCCGGCGTCGCGAACGCCTTCGATTACCCTGGTTTCGTGCCCGCCTACATCCGGCCGCTGTTCTGTGAGGGCAAGGGCCCGTTCCGCTGGGTGGCGCTCTCCGGCGACCCGCGCGACCTGTACCGCACCGACGAAGCGATCCTCGATCTGTTTCCGGAGAACGAGCACCTGGTCCGCTGGATCCGACTGGCGCGCGAGCGCGTGAAGTTTCAGGGGCTGCCGGCGCGGATCGGCTGGCTGGGCTACGGCGAGCGGGCGCGCGCCGGGCTGCTGTTCAACGAACTGGTCGCGCGCGGCGATGTATCCGCGCCGATCGTGATCGGGCGCGATCATCTGGACGCCGGGTCGGTCGCCTCGCCGCGCCGCGAGACGGAGAGCATGCGCGACGGCAGCGACGCGATCGCGGACTGGCCGCTGCTCAATGCGCTGATCAACGCAGTCGGCGGCGCGACGTGGGTCAGCATTCACCACGGCGGCGGCGTCGGCATCGGCTACGCGATCCACGCGGGGCAGGTCATTGTGGCCGATGGCACGCCCGAGGCGGCGCGCCGGTTGGAGCGCGTGCTGACGACCGATCCGGGTATGGGCGTCATCCGCCACGTCGATGCGGGCTACCCCGAGGCCGAAGCATTTGCGGCGCAGGCGGGAATCAAGGTGCCAATGGGTATGAGTCCCCTCCCCTGTTCGCCGGGTTTGCGAACGGGGGAGGGCTAG
- the ftcD gene encoding glutamate formimidoyltransferase, whose translation MQQIIECVPNFSEGRRGEVVDAIVAAITSVAGVVLLDRESDASHNRSVVTFVGDAGAVAEAAFRGCAKAAELIDLDAHRGEHPRMGATDVVPFIPIRGATTADCVAIARQLGERVGRELAIPVYLYEDAATREGNRNLADVRRGEYEGIRREIETNPDRAPDFGPRALAKAGAVAIGARFPLIAYNVNLGTHDLQIAKAIAKAVRFSSGGLRYVKALGIDLAERGLVQVSMNMTDYTQTPLFRAFDMVKREAERYGVPVVESEIVGLVPQAALTAAAAQYLQLPHFSAEQVLEVRLQSALAQAEAAQSRATFIDALAAPLPAPGGGSASAHAGAMAAALVMMVAGLTLTKKSYAAVHLAMQSIRDEAGALKDALSAAVDEDAQAYGAVLAAYKLPKESLERAPDIERAMMGAAAVPMRVAEQSNRVRALARDVLEHGLKTAQSDSTVAGYMAEAAIKGALRNVQENLGAITDAAFVAEYRERVERVEALM comes from the coding sequence GTGCAACAGATCATTGAGTGTGTGCCCAATTTCAGCGAGGGCCGGCGCGGCGAGGTCGTCGACGCCATCGTCGCGGCGATCACGTCGGTCGCGGGCGTCGTCCTGCTCGACCGCGAATCGGACGCCAGCCATAACCGCTCGGTCGTCACGTTCGTGGGCGATGCGGGGGCGGTGGCCGAGGCGGCGTTCCGGGGCTGCGCCAAAGCCGCCGAGTTGATCGACCTCGACGCGCACCGCGGGGAGCACCCGCGCATGGGCGCGACCGATGTCGTGCCGTTCATCCCCATTCGCGGCGCGACGACGGCCGACTGCGTGGCCATCGCCCGGCAGTTGGGCGAGCGTGTCGGGCGCGAGTTGGCGATCCCCGTCTATCTATATGAAGACGCGGCAACGCGCGAGGGTAACCGCAACCTCGCCGACGTGCGCCGTGGCGAGTACGAAGGCATCAGACGTGAGATCGAGACGAACCCCGACCGCGCGCCCGACTTCGGGCCGCGTGCACTCGCCAAGGCCGGGGCGGTCGCGATCGGCGCGCGCTTTCCGCTGATCGCCTACAACGTCAACCTCGGCACGCACGATCTGCAGATCGCGAAGGCGATTGCGAAGGCGGTGCGCTTCTCGTCCGGCGGGCTGCGCTACGTCAAAGCGCTCGGTATCGACCTCGCGGAACGCGGGCTGGTGCAGGTCTCCATGAACATGACCGACTACACGCAGACGCCGCTATTCCGCGCGTTCGACATGGTCAAGCGCGAGGCGGAGCGCTATGGCGTGCCGGTCGTCGAGAGCGAGATCGTCGGGCTGGTGCCGCAGGCGGCCCTGACCGCCGCCGCCGCGCAATACCTGCAACTACCGCACTTCTCCGCCGAACAGGTGCTCGAAGTGCGCCTGCAGTCCGCGTTGGCGCAGGCGGAAGCCGCACAGAGCCGCGCGACGTTCATCGATGCGCTGGCCGCGCCGCTGCCCGCGCCGGGCGGCGGCAGCGCGTCGGCGCACGCCGGGGCCATGGCGGCCGCGCTCGTGATGATGGTCGCCGGGCTGACGCTGACGAAGAAGTCGTACGCGGCCGTGCACTTGGCGATGCAGTCGATCCGCGATGAGGCGGGCGCGCTGAAGGATGCGCTGTCGGCGGCCGTGGACGAGGACGCGCAGGCGTATGGAGCCGTGCTGGCCGCGTACAAGCTGCCGAAAGAGTCGCTGGAGCGCGCGCCGGACATCGAGCGCGCCATGATGGGCGCGGCGGCGGTGCCGATGCGCGTGGCAGAGCAGTCGAACCGCGTGCGCGCGCTGGCACGCGACGTGCTTGAGCATGGCTTGAAGACGGCGCAGAGCGACTCGACCGTCGCCGGCTACATGGCCGAGGCGGCGATCAAGGGCGCGCTGCGCAACGTGCAGGAAAACCTCGGCGCGATCACCGATGCGGCGTTCGTGGCCGAGTACCGGGAGAGGGTGGAACGGGTTGAAGCGCTGATGTAA
- the lhgO gene encoding L-2-hydroxyglutarate oxidase, which yields MGQTYDVAVVGAGIVGLATTLALLKRRPGLRITVLDKEAEVAAHQTGHNSGVIHSGIYYKPGSLKAKLCVSGARQMTVFCDAHGIKYERIGKLIVATDEREMPALQTLSERAVANGVPGVTFIGLERMRDIEPHARGVAALHSPNTGIVDYKEVSQAMRRDAEAAGATFQMGAAVHGIARAAPGVRVQTRHGEVTAKYVVNCAGLHCDAVARMFGERVDVRVVPFRGEYYLIKPEKHDLVRGLIYPVPDPRFPFLGVHFTRTVHGEVEAGPNAVLAFAREGYTMGRISPGDLAGTLTYGGFWKMAAKYWRMGLGEFHRSFSKREFVHSLQKMVPDIGEADVFRGGAGVRAQAIDTNGALVDDFRLVETPIALHVLNAPSPAATASLAIGEYIAARAQI from the coding sequence ATGGGCCAGACATACGATGTGGCGGTGGTGGGCGCAGGCATTGTCGGGCTGGCGACAACGCTGGCGCTGCTGAAACGCAGGCCGGGACTGCGCATTACCGTGCTGGACAAAGAGGCGGAGGTGGCCGCGCACCAGACCGGACACAACAGCGGCGTGATTCATTCAGGCATCTACTACAAGCCGGGCTCGCTGAAGGCGAAGCTGTGCGTCAGCGGCGCGCGCCAGATGACCGTGTTCTGCGACGCGCACGGCATCAAGTACGAGCGCATCGGCAAGCTGATCGTCGCCACAGACGAACGCGAGATGCCGGCCCTGCAGACGCTGTCCGAGCGCGCCGTCGCCAACGGCGTGCCGGGTGTGACGTTCATCGGGCTGGAACGCATGCGCGATATTGAACCGCACGCACGCGGCGTGGCCGCGCTGCACTCGCCCAACACCGGCATCGTGGACTATAAGGAAGTGTCGCAGGCGATGCGCCGCGACGCCGAGGCTGCCGGCGCGACGTTTCAGATGGGCGCCGCCGTGCACGGGATTGCCCGCGCCGCCCCCGGCGTGCGCGTGCAGACCAGGCACGGCGAGGTCACGGCGAAGTACGTCGTGAACTGCGCCGGGCTGCACTGCGACGCCGTCGCGCGCATGTTCGGCGAACGGGTCGATGTGCGCGTCGTGCCGTTCCGCGGCGAGTACTATCTGATCAAGCCGGAAAAGCACGATCTGGTGCGCGGCCTGATCTACCCGGTGCCCGACCCGCGCTTCCCGTTCCTCGGCGTCCACTTCACGCGCACGGTGCACGGCGAAGTCGAGGCCGGTCCGAACGCGGTGCTGGCGTTCGCGCGCGAAGGCTACACCATGGGCCGCATCTCGCCCGGCGACCTGGCCGGCACGTTGACGTATGGCGGCTTCTGGAAGATGGCGGCCAAATACTGGCGCATGGGGCTGGGCGAGTTCCATCGCTCGTTCAGCAAGCGCGAATTCGTGCATTCGCTGCAGAAGATGGTGCCCGACATCGGCGAGGCCGACGTGTTCCGCGGCGGCGCGGGGGTGCGCGCGCAGGCGATCGATACGAACGGCGCGCTCGTGGACGATTTCCGCCTGGTCGAGACGCCGATCGCCCTGCACGTGCTCAATGCGCCGTCGCCCGCCGCGACAGCGAGCCTGGCGATCGGCGAGTACATCGCGGCGCGGGCGCAGATTTAG